A portion of the Deltaproteobacteria bacterium genome contains these proteins:
- a CDS encoding tetratricopeptide repeat protein has product MEERSENLEPETRNSKPMEHPTDEEEALSALKGEDRELAATAEAMLWSIWCRSGDREVDLIFRVGVDAMQERRLEDAEHAFGKVITMAPEFAEGWNKRATVRYLRKNFSGSITDCQETLKRNPNHFGAASGQGLCHLSLNEAREAAVCFRRALDIHPHLEGARHNLALAEEEGGGSGYLH; this is encoded by the coding sequence ATGGAGGAACGCTCCGAGAATCTTGAACCCGAAACTCGAAACTCGAAACCGATGGAACACCCCACCGACGAAGAAGAAGCGCTCTCTGCATTGAAGGGCGAAGACCGCGAGCTCGCCGCGACAGCCGAGGCGATGCTGTGGAGTATCTGGTGCCGCTCGGGCGATCGCGAAGTCGATCTGATTTTTCGTGTCGGTGTTGACGCGATGCAGGAGCGGCGGCTCGAAGACGCCGAGCATGCCTTTGGGAAGGTCATCACGATGGCGCCGGAGTTCGCCGAAGGTTGGAACAAGCGCGCGACGGTGCGCTATCTGCGCAAGAATTTTTCCGGCTCGATTACCGATTGCCAAGAGACGCTCAAGCGCAATCCTAATCATTTCGGCGCGGCGTCGGGACAGGGGCTTTGCCACTTGTCTTTGAACGAGGCCCGCGAAGCCGCCGTTTGTTTTCGCCGGGCACTGGATATTCATCCCCACCTTGAAGGCGCGCGCCACAATCTGGCATTGGCGGAGGAGGAGGGTGGGGGGAGTGGGTATCTGCACTAG
- a CDS encoding NAD(P)H-dependent oxidoreductase, protein MTIRVAGICGSLRAASLNKGLLQAAVELAPAGMEIAIYTRLGDIPPYNDDVFTKGDPEAVADMKSFIGSRDAMLIVSPEYNYGVPGVLKNAIDWASRPSGKCVLNRKPAALMGCSPGLGGTIRCQHALRQTFVFTETHVMSQPEIKIPSAAALFDTSGRLTDENTRQHVKKFLEAFAVWTGRFRD, encoded by the coding sequence ATGACTATTCGGGTAGCGGGTATTTGCGGTAGTTTGCGCGCAGCATCGTTAAACAAAGGTTTGCTGCAGGCGGCGGTGGAGTTGGCGCCGGCGGGGATGGAGATTGCGATTTACACTCGGCTTGGCGACATCCCGCCTTATAATGACGACGTTTTCACCAAGGGCGATCCGGAAGCGGTCGCCGACATGAAGAGTTTCATCGGCTCGCGCGACGCCATGCTGATTGTGTCGCCGGAATATAACTACGGCGTGCCGGGGGTGCTGAAAAACGCCATCGACTGGGCCTCTCGCCCGAGCGGCAAATGCGTGCTCAATCGAAAACCCGCAGCCCTCATGGGCTGCTCGCCTGGTCTTGGCGGCACGATTCGCTGCCAACACGCGCTGCGCCAGACGTTCGTCTTCACAGAGACGCATGTCATGTCGCAGCCGGAGATCAAGATTCCTTCGGCGGCGGCTCTGTTCGACACGTCGGGTCGTTTGACTGACGAAAATACCCGCCAACATGTCAAGAAGTTTCTTGAAGCCTTCGCGGTGTGGACCGGCCGCTTTAGGGATTAG
- a CDS encoding PilZ domain-containing protein yields the protein MLKSALICAELLHTEKLLCVDGDRSANKRKVVTMTTLICPKCDREFVKRVSRQGLKEKILGFFYVYPFRCQLCGFRFRFLQWGVVYMRVYEDRREFERLAINIPVSVIGKNMFCEGLLSDISVGGCTLKLDETFGEGDLCRININLPHEVQPLKVAAAVVRTVRGNELGVEFLKFHDNERERLQLFIRSLLIGRRLPTDAPHAAIPAALPGVAGDSHAAL from the coding sequence ATGCTTAAGAGTGCGCTGATTTGTGCCGAACTACTACATACAGAGAAATTACTCTGTGTCGATGGCGACAGAAGCGCTAATAAACGGAAGGTAGTTACCATGACGACGTTAATCTGCCCCAAATGCGACCGGGAATTCGTCAAGCGGGTGAGCCGGCAAGGGTTGAAAGAAAAGATCCTGGGTTTCTTCTACGTTTATCCGTTTCGCTGTCAGTTGTGCGGCTTTCGCTTCCGCTTTCTGCAGTGGGGCGTGGTTTACATGCGTGTCTACGAAGACCGGCGTGAGTTCGAGCGTTTGGCGATCAACATTCCGGTCTCTGTGATTGGAAAGAACATGTTTTGTGAGGGCCTCTTGTCCGACATTTCAGTGGGCGGTTGTACTCTCAAACTGGATGAGACGTTTGGCGAAGGCGATCTTTGCCGCATCAATATTAATTTGCCGCACGAAGTGCAGCCACTCAAAGTCGCTGCCGCGGTCGTGCGTACCGTGCGCGGCAATGAGCTCGGCGTCGAGTTTCTCAAGTTTCACGACAACGAACGTGAACGGCTGCAGTTGTTTATTCGCAGCCTGCTGATCGGTCGGCGTCTGCCGACCGACGCACCGCATGCGGCGATTCCCGCCGCGCTGCCCGGTGTTGCGGGCGACAGTCACGCCGCGCTTTAG
- a CDS encoding DUF2330 domain-containing protein translates to MKRIVLRLALLLSLLASASQAQAFCGFYVAKADTKIFNKASQVVLARQDDKTVITMVNDFKGDPKEFAVVVPVPTLIERGQINVGDKKVIDHLDAYTSPRLVEYHDDSPCYLALMEKRSNFDLALHKSAAPAASGRAETLGVTVQAQYTVGEYDIVILSAKEGQGLETYLKENGYRLPKGASEVLGSYIKQKNHFFVAKVNLKEQSKLGFNYLRPIQVAYESPKFMLPLRLGTLNADGYQELFIYTLTRKGRVEPTNYRSVKLPTDMDLPIYIKTRFKDFYRDMFDQQVKKADMRAVFTKYAWDMNWCDPCAADPLSHEELRSLGVFWLNDSPAENAPNRGRRQIMPIPPMGGARDVFVTRMHVRYDAQRFPEDLVLQETADRNNFQARYVLRHPWKGEDKSCPASEEYYREVQRRQEKEALQLADLTGWKLADIRDQMNLRSASTSGGTAAKWWQKIWNR, encoded by the coding sequence ATGAAACGAATCGTTTTACGCCTAGCTCTATTGCTCAGCCTGTTGGCTAGCGCGAGCCAAGCTCAAGCTTTCTGCGGCTTTTACGTCGCCAAAGCCGATACCAAAATATTCAACAAAGCCTCTCAAGTCGTGCTCGCCCGCCAGGACGACAAGACCGTGATCACCATGGTCAACGATTTCAAGGGTGACCCGAAAGAATTCGCCGTGGTCGTCCCGGTGCCGACACTGATCGAGCGCGGCCAAATCAACGTCGGTGACAAGAAAGTCATCGACCACCTCGACGCCTACACGTCGCCCCGCCTGGTGGAATACCATGATGATAGCCCTTGCTATCTCGCGCTGATGGAAAAGCGCAGCAACTTTGACTTGGCGCTGCACAAGTCGGCAGCGCCCGCCGCCTCAGGCAGAGCCGAAACGCTCGGCGTGACGGTTCAAGCCCAATACACCGTCGGCGAGTACGACATCGTGATTCTTTCGGCAAAGGAAGGCCAAGGCTTGGAAACTTATCTCAAAGAGAACGGTTATCGCCTGCCCAAAGGGGCTTCCGAAGTGCTCGGCAGCTACATCAAACAGAAGAATCACTTCTTTGTCGCCAAGGTGAACTTGAAAGAACAGTCCAAGCTCGGCTTCAACTACCTGCGGCCAATCCAAGTGGCTTATGAATCGCCCAAGTTCATGCTGCCGCTGCGCCTGGGCACGTTGAACGCCGACGGCTATCAGGAGCTTTTTATCTACACGCTGACTCGCAAAGGCCGTGTCGAACCGACCAACTATCGCAGCGTCAAGTTGCCCACCGACATGGACTTGCCGATTTACATCAAAACTCGTTTCAAAGACTTCTACCGGGATATGTTTGATCAACAGGTCAAGAAAGCCGATATGCGCGCCGTGTTCACCAAATATGCGTGGGACATGAACTGGTGCGACCCCTGCGCGGCGGACCCGCTGTCGCACGAAGAATTGCGCAGCCTGGGAGTTTTCTGGCTAAACGACAGCCCTGCGGAGAACGCGCCGAATCGAGGCCGCCGCCAGATCATGCCCATCCCACCCATGGGCGGCGCGCGCGATGTCTTCGTCACGCGCATGCACGTGCGCTACGATGCCCAGCGTTTTCCCGAAGACTTGGTCCTTCAGGAGACCGCCGACCGCAACAATTTCCAAGCCCGTTATGTGCTGCGCCACCCATGGAAGGGAGAAGACAAATCCTGTCCCGCCAGCGAGGAGTACTATCGCGAAGTGCAGCGCCGTCAGGAAAAAGAAGCGCTACAGCTAGCCGACCTGACGGGTTGGAAGCTCGCCGACATTCGCGACCAGATGAACTTGCGCAGTGCCAGCACGAGCGGCGGCACCGCCGCCAAGTGGTGGCAGAAGATCTGGAATCGTTAG
- a CDS encoding MBL fold metallo-hydrolase: MTKAIVALLMFALISTRVEAQESDLQRVADALDVATIKTFQFTANGKMGAVGQSTSPMAPWPRHYVKSLVRQYDFTQGAMREELLRTQGEAPASGGGGQPIEIEARTIALVSGEFAWNEAGKNTVAQPHQVTSRAHELALSPHALVRAAFANNASVTKRTIDGRQMTVIAFNDQGKRQITAYANDQNAIERVESSYGHPVVGDMKVVTNYGPYRDFAGVKFPTKIVQYQDGHPSLDVTVTAVRANPTVTIEVPANVRNAETVVKSEKAADGVWFLAGGSHNSALIEMKDYLIVVEGPQGDHRSKALIAEVKKLVPNKPIKYLVNTHHHFDHSGGIRAFAAEGATIVTHEINRPFFERAARNSWSLAPDILAKSKKMPVFQSMGDNMVLTDGARSVELYQIGANAHHDGLIMAYLRKEKILIEADAFSPRGIPKTPNPFSVNLEANVRRLNIEVERILPLHEHIVPYGELLKAIGKDPAAAKKR, translated from the coding sequence ATGACTAAAGCCATAGTCGCGCTCCTCATGTTTGCGTTGATAAGTACGCGAGTCGAAGCCCAGGAATCCGATCTCCAGCGTGTCGCCGATGCGTTGGATGTCGCGACGATAAAGACCTTTCAGTTCACGGCCAACGGCAAGATGGGCGCCGTGGGCCAAAGCACGAGTCCAATGGCGCCTTGGCCGCGCCACTATGTGAAGAGCCTGGTGCGTCAATATGATTTCACCCAAGGCGCGATGCGCGAAGAGTTGTTGCGCACGCAGGGAGAGGCGCCGGCCAGCGGCGGCGGCGGGCAGCCGATAGAAATTGAGGCGCGGACCATCGCTCTGGTTAGCGGCGAGTTCGCGTGGAACGAGGCTGGCAAAAATACGGTGGCTCAGCCCCATCAAGTGACGAGCCGGGCCCATGAGTTGGCGCTCTCGCCCCATGCCTTGGTGCGTGCCGCTTTCGCCAACAACGCCTCGGTGACCAAGAGGACGATCGACGGGCGGCAGATGACGGTAATCGCGTTCAACGATCAAGGCAAGCGGCAGATCACCGCCTATGCCAACGACCAGAACGCCATCGAGCGGGTCGAGTCGAGCTATGGCCATCCGGTCGTCGGCGACATGAAAGTCGTGACGAACTACGGTCCTTACCGGGATTTTGCCGGTGTGAAGTTTCCGACCAAGATCGTCCAGTACCAAGATGGTCATCCATCGCTGGATGTTACCGTTACCGCGGTCAGAGCCAATCCGACGGTCACCATCGAGGTGCCGGCCAATGTGAGGAACGCAGAAACCGTCGTGAAATCCGAAAAAGCGGCGGATGGCGTGTGGTTTCTCGCCGGCGGCTCGCACAACTCGGCGTTGATTGAGATGAAAGACTATCTCATCGTGGTCGAAGGGCCGCAGGGGGATCACCGCTCAAAGGCGCTGATCGCCGAGGTGAAAAAGCTCGTGCCCAACAAGCCGATTAAATATCTGGTCAACACGCACCATCATTTCGACCATTCCGGCGGTATCCGCGCCTTTGCCGCCGAGGGAGCAACGATCGTGACCCATGAGATCAACCGGCCGTTCTTCGAGCGGGCGGCGCGCAATAGCTGGTCGCTGGCGCCGGATATCCTGGCCAAGTCGAAGAAGATGCCGGTGTTTCAATCGATGGGCGACAATATGGTGCTCACCGACGGGGCGCGCTCGGTGGAACTCTATCAGATCGGCGCCAATGCCCACCACGACGGCTTGATCATGGCCTACCTGCGCAAGGAAAAGATCTTGATCGAAGCCGACGCGTTTTCGCCGCGCGGTATTCCGAAGACGCCCAATCCCTTCTCGGTGAATCTCGAAGCCAATGTGCGCCGGCTGAATATCGAGGTCGAACGGATTCTGCCGCTGCACGAGCACATCGTGCCGTACGGCGAATTGCTGAAAGCCATCGGCAAAGATCCGGCGGCGGCAAAGAAGCGATAA
- a CDS encoding MBL fold metallo-hydrolase: protein MLKKLFLTVALLVWAAAGARAAETPLQQIADVLDVDKTRTFQFTANGRMYHVGQSTSHMAAWPRYYVKSLTRAYDFTAGAMRDQMVRTQGEDPPSGGGGQPLEGDQNIVSLVRDGVAWNEAGKNMVPRFWEVNDREHQLVISPHGLLRAAFANNAAAVKRMINGREMTVITFTDRGKHRVTAYANDQNAIETVESWYGNPVAGDMKVVTHYGPYRDFAGVKFPTKIVQYQDGHPALDLTVTAVRANPTLDVQVPADVRSNPAPVKSEKVVDGVWHLTGGSHHSVLIEMKDYLIVVEGPQSDERSMNLIAEVKKLVPGKAIKYLVNTHHHFDHSGGIRAFAAEGATIVTHEINRPYFERAANNTWNLAPDRLAKAKRKPVFQTMGDNMVLTDGSRSVELYQIVGNGHHDGLVMAYLRRERLLIEADAYTPGAVPKTPNPFSVSLEANVRRLNIDVDRILPLHGSIVPYVELLKAIGKDPAAKKEAAKKE, encoded by the coding sequence ATGTTAAAGAAGTTATTTTTGACGGTCGCTTTGCTTGTATGGGCCGCTGCCGGTGCGAGGGCGGCCGAAACGCCGTTACAACAGATCGCCGACGTGCTGGACGTGGACAAAACCAGGACCTTTCAGTTCACGGCCAACGGCCGGATGTATCACGTCGGCCAAAGCACGAGCCACATGGCGGCCTGGCCGCGCTACTACGTAAAAAGCCTGACCCGTGCCTACGATTTCACCGCTGGGGCCATGCGCGACCAGATGGTCCGCACCCAGGGCGAAGATCCGCCGAGCGGTGGCGGCGGTCAGCCTCTGGAGGGCGATCAGAATATCGTTTCACTGGTGCGTGACGGTGTGGCGTGGAATGAAGCCGGGAAAAACATGGTGCCGCGCTTTTGGGAGGTGAACGACCGCGAGCACCAACTGGTTATTTCGCCGCACGGGCTCTTGCGCGCCGCGTTTGCCAATAATGCCGCGGCGGTGAAGCGCATGATCAACGGGCGCGAAATGACCGTGATCACCTTTACAGACCGCGGTAAGCACCGGGTCACAGCTTACGCTAACGATCAAAACGCCATCGAAACGGTGGAGTCTTGGTATGGCAATCCGGTGGCAGGCGATATGAAGGTGGTGACCCACTACGGGCCTTATCGCGATTTTGCCGGCGTGAAGTTCCCGACCAAGATCGTTCAGTACCAGGACGGCCACCCGGCATTGGACCTGACCGTCACGGCGGTAAGAGCCAACCCGACACTAGATGTTCAGGTGCCGGCGGATGTGCGCAGCAACCCGGCCCCGGTCAAGTCCGAGAAAGTCGTCGACGGAGTTTGGCACCTGACCGGCGGCTCGCATCACAGCGTCTTAATCGAGATGAAGGATTATTTGATTGTCGTCGAGGGACCGCAGAGCGACGAGCGCTCCATGAATCTCATCGCCGAAGTCAAGAAGTTGGTGCCGGGCAAGGCGATTAAATATCTGGTCAATACGCACCACCACTTCGATCACTCGGGCGGCATCCGCGCTTTTGCCGCAGAAGGCGCTACGATCGTCACCCACGAGATCAACCGTCCCTATTTTGAACGAGCGGCCAACAATACCTGGAACCTCGCGCCCGATCGGTTGGCCAAGGCTAAGCGCAAACCAGTTTTTCAGACGATGGGCGACAACATGGTGCTGACTGACGGCAGCCGCTCGGTGGAGCTGTATCAGATCGTCGGCAATGGCCATCATGACGGCCTGGTCATGGCGTATTTGCGAAGGGAAAGGCTGCTCATCGAGGCGGATGCTTATACACCCGGAGCGGTGCCGAAAACGCCCAATCCTTTTTCGGTCAGTCTTGAAGCCAACGTGCGGCGCCTGAACATTGACGTCGATCGGATTTTGCCGCTGCATGGCAGTATCGTTCCCTACGTCGAGCTGCTGAAGGCCATTGGCAAGGACCCAGCGGCCAAGAAAGAGGCGGCTAAGAAAGAATAG